The sequence tttacatttcgaactttcacataaaattaaaattacgcaCCCACAAACAACATTTCGTCTTTATCTTATATTTTCTTCAACCAAATGGCAGATGGATGAGCTAAAGACTAAGCtgatgaatttttaattttttatgcttttcttattgatttgcattttttgataaaatataatttctgaAGTACATATTTATTGGCTGAACGCCGGCCTTCAGATAAATAGCATTTAAATAACTATAGTAACATAAATAGTTGGGATGGATAGAAGTTTTATGCAGTATAGATCCTCATGCAGCAGAATTCTCCAAGAACTTAGATGGTCGttctcacgacagtcggttctacgtaaccggaacgacccggattcatatccggccaaggattatCACTTCAGCAGAATTTAGATGGTTTATTTGTATGCTGTTACAACCATGACTAGCACTAGGACTTGCCTATAAAACGTTTATCACTTGCTGAAAACGGTCTGCAGACGGTGTTGTTGGAAGGCGCTTTCTTCAATAGCAAAAAGaagatattttagttttaaaaatcttatttacattttttctttatttaaaaaaatgttgcatatatatgtatatgtatattttattgtgtataattatatatactatatgtgtatatatgtacgtagtcGCATGTATGTGACTGTAATGTGCTGATTTCACGCGGTGActacaaattttatgaaatgctTTTACGCTGCCAAATATTTAGTCACGCGAGCGAGCTTGAACAAAAATGGAAGAACAAGTAAGAAGAAAACTACGAAATAAATGTCGTTGAACCAGCGCTTGTAATGCTATGAAatgataatatatttttcgtcGTAATACCCAGTCGGAAATACAAACTTAATATTAATGAATTTAAAGGCAAAGCAAAAACgggatatattatatttaaattatgattaaattaaagaaaaacgaaCTGTAGCGTGTAAATTATggtatagaaatattttaacattttcctAAGCGGGATTTTACTAGCCTCATTGCACGAAATCAACTCCGTAATCGAAATAGAGGAGCTACAATCGGAGCACTACTCAAAAGCATTTGTTTGCAGAACtatattgcaaaaatatatacacaaataatttttataacaaaaatctgaaaattactgcatttctttaaaaaaatctaaatttaaaaactggCGTATCGGCAAAAACTTTATCTCTATTGTCTACAACATGCCGATTTTACGAGTCATTGCCTAGAAATTGTATCTGAAAATCTCAACCAGCatcttttcaaaatgtttttccgACTGGGTGTTCGCTCTGTTTTTATTGCAAGAATACATCATTAGAATACAATTTggtcttattgttattgttaacaGGAGGAGGGCAGAGTGTTATGGCATTCATGAATAACTGCATTGCAATTTCTTTTCATATtgccaaatttaatttttttactacgcTAGATGTGAGAATTTTCTTATAttcgtttttcttttccttatacatatattctgtataattttacttctttctttgaTATGCGATGCctttgcatttatttcatttccttttacAACTTAAATTTCCTACGccattgcataattttttgctcttcattcattcatttccaTAATTTAACATTGTGTTGAATTAAATTGTAAAGCTAATGTCGTCACACATTTGTGGGCGCTATGGTTTTTCAGTTGTTGAATATATTACTAAATGAGCACATAATTTCTTGCTTCTAAATATTAATCTAACAGCATTTCGAGTTTTATTACAATTGATAATTCAGAATTGCATCTATtgctaaattaaattacaaatgaaCATTTATTGATTATTGAGTGAAACAAATAGTCAATTTAATGCACCTTAAACACAAACAGAAAAGTCTTTGTTGTGGTTTTACATGATCGCATATGGGATGTTTGATCTTCTTTGCGTTAAAgttctctcactctctctctctctctctctccctttattttcgaaacgtCCTGttggtttatttaaattttaatgagaTTATTATTGATATTCTGCTGACGTTTTCGCTTTGCATTCATGGCGTCAACAATTGGCTGTCGTTTggcattgtattttttattcaactcTTCGATTTCTTTCTCCATTTCAGAGTCAATATTATTTAGCCGCTGATTTAGGTCGTCAAATGtgaggaattttaaaaattcaaattcaccaTCCACATAACTATGGGATTGGGTGTGCAGATGATGTTGCTGATAGGCGGGTGgttgcggttgttgttgttgctgctgattACGCAATAGATTTTGTTGATTGTTTATCGCTAGTAAGTGATGGTCACTAACCAGCGGATGGCCATAATATGCAGCTGCTGCGGCTGCagcttgttgctgttgttgttgttgctgcaaatGATGCTGATGCTGTTGAAGGCCATACTGATTGATAGCAGAAATTTGTTGGAATTGCATTTCCATGTTGCTCTCCCAGTTTGTGTCATTCGAATTTGTATGATTTAGTTGTGACTGCATTAAatggtgttgctgttgttgttgttgttgctgctgctgtgtaTTTGTTTGGTACTGATCGGCACCGACACCCGATGGAGATACACCAAAATTAGTCGACTTTTCCAAATCGTCACCAATGCGTGTTGGCACAAGCGCATCACCCGGATTCTTACGCTCGAAGTGATCGAGAAATTTGGGGCGATAGCGTGGTTTATTAAATTCGTTGCGTTTGGTTGTGGTTGAGTCGTCGGAGTCCGAATTTATGACCATAGTGCCTGTGGGTGTGTTATAAGTAcagagtataaaaaattatttagtttccTGATACTTGTCTTACCTAAATTCGATTCCAACTCTATGAGAGTGCCGGTGTCTGCCCCACCGGTCAAATCGCCACCTCTACCGGCTGCTGCATCAGCACCACCAGCAACACCCAATCCACGTCCTCCAGGTCCCAGCGTTCCGCTATCCTCAGCGTGCGCTATCATAGTGGCATCGCTTCCCGACGCCTGCTGATATTCACCAAATTTTTCCGGCACTAAAGTACCCGGATCGTCTATAAATGTTTTTACAGTCTCTGCCTGAAATTCAGGCTCATCTTCTTGCAAAAGCTCTTCCTGTTGTGTGGCTAAGCTCTTTGCTTGGCTCATACCTCCCGTTCTACTTGCGCGCTGTTGCTCACGTATTGCGCAAGTCTCTTCGATCATGTGTTTCAGTATATTGCGTGGTTTTGCGTTGCGAATGAATTCGTGCTCCAACAGATCGGAAGCAGTGGCACGTTCATCGGGATTTTTTACCAGGCACAAGCTAACAAAATCGATAAATTCTGCTGACCATCGATCAGGTTCACGGAAAGACGGTGGTGGCTTTTGGGGAATCATGAAAATTGCACGCATTGGATGTATATCACCATATGGCGGTTTGCCTTCTGCCATTTCCAATGCAGTTATACCTAGCGACCAAATATCTGCTACACAGTCGTAACCAATTTCCTCAATTACTTCTGGTGCCATCCAAAATGGAGTGCCAATAACAGTGTTTCGTTTAGCCATTGTATCTGTCAGCTGACCAGCTACCCCAAAGTCTGCCAGTTTAGCATAGCCCTCTGTGTTGAGAAGTATATTTCCTGCTTTTATATCTCTGTGTATCTTGCGTCGTAGATGCAGATACACTAATCCCTGCAATGTGTCGGAGAGTATGGTTGCTATTTCATCTTCAGTGAGTGTTTTCTTGCGAAGTCGCATTATATCGGAAACACTGCCAGCACCACAATACTCCATGCATATCCACAGATCGTATTGCTTGAAATAGGAACCATAGTAGCGCACCACATACGGCGAATCGCATTGCTGCATTATAGAGATCTCCTTGATGATTTCGTGTAGATCGGACGCCACCGGCACCAATTTAATGGCCACAATTGAACTACTTTCCTTGTGCAAAGCTTTGTACACCGACCCATAGCTACCTTCGCCGAGTTTACAAATAATGTCGAAAACCTTTTCTGGAGGCTGTAAAAGGGATTCCTCTGAAAGTTTTTTCAACTCGGAAGACATTGTCGAACAATCGAACACCGGGCAGGGGGATACAAAATCAGCCTTCTTCGAAACTGCTTACTTTTCTGcgtgcaatattttatttccctactttttctgtttgtgtttatttttttacacagatgctattttttaatagtttacgCACATTTCTATGATTTGaatgatacttattttccataaatgtgaaaaatctACAAACAGAAAGAACGAAAATGATAAAGAAAGGCGAATATTCTGAGAtagagatgttaaaaaatgatGTTGCTGCAAGTGTATGAACGATAAATAAACAGAACGATTGAAAGGAAAACATGCAATTTCTTGCAGTAGGTTGCTGGATATGATATTAACGGTAtttatttgcttgtttgtttacttatttGTAACGTAATGTGGTTTTGTTGACACAAAATTCCAATAATAAGTATCCAGCAACAAATTTCCCTAAAATCAACTATAAATCATTAAACTTTGgaattttgattgtttttttttttttgtgaaatcaaGTAAATTAGCGGTTTGTTTTTCTTCAGACAACTTATTATATGTACACTTGTTCTCagcagaaattaatattttatgtaaatacataaatgcatatattaGCCGATTACTTCCTTTGTTGGTTATTTTATCGAGTTCCTAAAccaatttgtggcgtgtgtctcgATATTGTttcacactcggaggtttgacattgcctgtcgaggaacaaacgttattagaaaaaaagttttttttttgttgttattgcagtaGCTTcgatcgtcttcgtctaactcatccaACGGTAGATCCAGATtgtgtccagagggagaggtgtGTTGGTGAGTGGTTTGATGGGGGGATGTGATGGGTGGTTAGTGAGGtggtgtgccttcacatgctggacatatgctGGGTATATCGGAGTCGTTTCTGGATAGGTAGAAGTTTaagctgctacagtatccagaacgcaattgggccaaagttttttgttttttttttttttttttattataaagccaattcaatttatacaataataattcCGCCGTAGGCGaatcggttggtgcgtgattactattcggaTTTCAaaaagagaacgttggttcgaatctcggtgaaaggtcaaaatgcagtaaattttttttctaatagccttcgtccctcggcaggcaatggcaaacctccgagtgtatttctgccatgaaaaagcttctcataaaaatatctgccgtttgaaatcggcttgaaactgtaggtccgtccatttgtggaacaacatcaagacgcacaccacaaataggaggaaaagcTTCGGCAAGACACACAAAAaaggtgtacacgccaattatatatatatatatataatttttaagataaacaAAAGTTATGCGGGTCTCTCAGActagctgaagctcttcgtctgcaataggtggagGAAGGGAGTTTAAGGTGGTAAGtatctcccgatgaatgtcatttagtgtttgtatgtatagtgtccggtccagtagttgtaaatgtgttttgtcctggatcttgtCTGACGTGCCTGGTAGGTGGCTCAGGTTCTAGCAAGTCATCGAAAATGAAAACTCGGTCCTATGAAACAACTATGAAATTTTTCGTATTAATACAATAGAATCCCTGTTACATTATCAtgtctttttatattattatggaTATATTATAATGGGTATTCTACATATTAGTAAAGAATATTTGTTCagcaaatcaaaaacaaaattcatttaaaaacacGCTAcgcattaaagaaaatattttcttaggcGTTCTTTTGAAAAGTATACACTACGTGCAAAACTTTATGGCatagtattattttatatagattTAAATATCgctcattttgtcaaaaaaaaaaaaattaaaataattggcgcatacttttctgttaggtgttgggccgagctcctccttct is a genomic window of Anastrepha ludens isolate Willacy chromosome 6, idAnaLude1.1, whole genome shotgun sequence containing:
- the LOC128865655 gene encoding serine/threonine-protein kinase hippo → MSSELKKLSEESLLQPPEKVFDIICKLGEGSYGSVYKALHKESSSIVAIKLVPVASDLHEIIKEISIMQQCDSPYVVRYYGSYFKQYDLWICMEYCGAGSVSDIMRLRKKTLTEDEIATILSDTLQGLVYLHLRRKIHRDIKAGNILLNTEGYAKLADFGVAGQLTDTMAKRNTVIGTPFWMAPEVIEEIGYDCVADIWSLGITALEMAEGKPPYGDIHPMRAIFMIPQKPPPSFREPDRWSAEFIDFVSLCLVKNPDERATASDLLEHEFIRNAKPRNILKHMIEETCAIREQQRASRTGGMSQAKSLATQQEELLQEDEPEFQAETVKTFIDDPGTLVPEKFGEYQQASGSDATMIAHAEDSGTLGPGGRGLGVAGGADAAAGRGGDLTGGADTGTLIELESNLGTMVINSDSDDSTTTKRNEFNKPRYRPKFLDHFERKNPGDALVPTRIGDDLEKSTNFGVSPSGVGADQYQTNTQQQQQQQQQQHHLMQSQLNHTNSNDTNWESNMEMQFQQISAINQYGLQQHQHHLQQQQQQQQAAAAAAAYYGHPLVSDHHLLAINNQQNLLRNQQQQQQPQPPAYQQHHLHTQSHSYVDGEFEFLKFLTFDDLNQRLNNIDSEMEKEIEELNKKYNAKRQPIVDAMNAKRKRQQNINNNLIKI